The following proteins come from a genomic window of Palaemon carinicauda isolate YSFRI2023 chromosome 12, ASM3689809v2, whole genome shotgun sequence:
- the LOC137650831 gene encoding putative uncharacterized protein DDB_G0286901 yields the protein MNHSAFQGVPFSKRILKAAQLFLNGRGPALSLDILLVELLILLSLDDYRFDNNRLDNKHLNNNRSDSDHSHNNLWANTRLDNDHSDNDHSDNNRLDNGHLDDDLLNNDHSHSNSMNLDNDYLNNNPLNNDPLDNGHLDNNHLDNDHLNNDPLYNDHFYDNHLDNDHLKNDHFNNDHLDNNSLGNNHLNNDPMNINSLNNDSFDNNHLDNNHLDNDHLNIDPLDNDPLDNDYLDNNRLDDDHLNNDPLDNEHSENNCLDNDYLNNDLWITTI from the exons ATGAACCATTCTGCTTTTCAAGGAGTTCCATTTAGTAAGAGGATCCTAAAGGCCGCTCAACtgttcttgaatggcagag GACCTGCACTAAGTCTTGACATCCTGCTTGTTGAACTTCTTATTCTGTTGTCATTGGATGACTATCGTTTCGATAACAACCGTTTGGATAACAAACATTTGAATAACAACCGTTCGGATAGCGACCATTCGCATAACAACCTTTGGGCGAACACACGGTTGGATAACGATCATTCGGATAACGACCATTCAGATAACAACCGTTTAGATAATGGCCATTTGGATGATGACCTTTTGAATAACGATCATTCTCATTCGAATAGCATGAATTTGGATAACGATTATTTGAATAACAACCCTTTGAATAACGACCCTTTGGATAACGGCCATTTGGACAATAACCATTTGGATAATGACCATTTGAATAATGACCCTTTGTATAACGACCATTTCTACGATAACCATTTGGATAATGACCATTTGAAAAACGACCATTTCAATAACGACCATTTGGACAATAACAGTTTGGGTAATAACCATTTGAATAACGACCCTATGAATATCAACTCTTTGAATAACGACTCATTTGATAACAACCATTTGGACAATAACCATTTGGATAATGACCATTTGAATATTGACCCTTTGGATAACGACCCTTTGGATAATGATTATTTGGACAATAATCGTTTGGATGATGACCATTTGAATAACGACCCTTTGGATAACGAGCATTCAGAAAATAACTGTTTGGATAATGACTATTTGAATAATGACCTCTGGATAACAACCATTTAG